Sequence from the Opisthocomus hoazin isolate bOpiHoa1 chromosome 7, bOpiHoa1.hap1, whole genome shotgun sequence genome:
TCGTCCAGGGACAATGCTGGTCCATACCGTCTTAATGAGAAAATGGATGACCTCTAAAACATTACTACCTATCAAATGATATAAAGAAATGcaacagaaacatttcatttcaccCTTTGTTTTTTAACCAAACCCTCTCACTGCCTGAAAACCTGTCGTAACTCCCTGACGAAATTAGTTGTGTAGGATCATTAAGCCATGTACACAAATTCTGATGTGATGGCAAAGTGCAATAGAGAATTTCTCCTTAATATGGCTCTTAAAGCAGTACCTTCAACACAGCGCAACAACGGTCCACCATAAAATTTTGAAACTAATACTTAGAAGCTTTGAAGCCAAAGCCCAAAATTCAAAACAGCACTTGCATTTCAGATCCCCAGTTTTGTGAGAGTTAGGAAGTGAATAAAAGAAATGGAGAATATGTAGATGTCTAAGCTTCTTTGGCATTTGGGGCTTTTGAAAGCTTGCACTCATTATTAAGTAACTGCAACATTATTTGAAAACAGGCCAGAATACCTGATTATCAGCAATCctgggaggattttttttaaaaatattttaatgacctAATGtatgtaaattttaaattaatgtacTTGTGATTAATTTGAACTGCAAAACAGGTAGTGTTCAGCCtaacagacaaataaaaaaattgcatcttagaaagtattttaaaaagcacaaaagtCACATGGACTATCTTTTTGTCTCCTctcaaaaaagacagaaaaatttcCATGTAGTCTGATTTAAGAGATTGACAGGTTCTTAATAAGGGAATGGCATCAACTCTGTGCACAAAAGCCTCCTCTGTGTCCTCCAAAATCCACAcaaattcagtaattttttaatttttggataGGTTGATTCTACCTGGCTGAAAACGTGCTCTGTAAAAGACCCAAACACAAACAAGTTACCTAAGAGTAAGTGATGGATGACAATGGACTTAGTATCTTGTCATCTCTTCTGAAAACTGATCTGAATGAAAACCAAGCCTACAAAGGTAGGCTACTTACTTCCTTAGTAGCCACTCTAATCCTAGTATGTATGTGTAGAGCACAAGAATCCTACACCAGCGTCAGCTGCAAGGAGGTGGTAACCAATACCATGCCAGTCACCCTGGGCAGAACCACCACACTGCAGAGATGCACCATGCAATTACAGATGTTCTCAGGGAAGGGTTCATCTGAGTGTACTTACTTAGAATTAAAGCAGTGAGCAGCTGTGACAACCCATTCTTTGGCAAGGACTGCTCCTCCACAGATATGCTCATCTGAAATTTGTACACTGACCTGCCAAGGCCATGAGTATGGTACAGCTTCTTCACCTCCAATTATCCTGCTGAAGATGAATCTTGGCTGATTTGAAGGCATTCCACAAATATCATCTGAAAGCGAAACCACTGATGTCTCTGGAAGTCTTTAGAAGTTAAGAATTGGAGAAGCAAAAAACAGCCCATTTAAGAGCTACCCCACAACTTCTCAGGCATCCCCCCCTCCCTTTGTTTGCTAAATCTTCCCACTTCTCTCATTGCAAAGGATCCAATATTTAAAGATAGCATGAAGAGAGGATCTTAGCAAAAAAAGAGCTTCACCAAGATAAAAGCAACCGCTTACCTCCAAAAGTTTTAGCCTCAAACCTACAAAGAATGTGGACTTATCCCGTTCTCCATAAACCACTGGTGGGAAAACGGGAAGTTCTAAAATCCTGGTTGTTATTTTCAACTACTCTGTACTCTTTGCAATTATTTTCACCAAAGCAATAATTTCCACCAATTACTCTTTGCAATTATTTTCACCAAAGCAAGTAGGTGTAAACTAACATAAAAGCTGAAATAACGTCATTGCATTGCTGCAAATGGTTTAAAAAGgtgaaggaaattaaaataaattaggtTCCGTTATTCTAAAGCCACAGTATAGAAGTGTTAGTATTCACCTTTTTATTTCCTCAAAATATCTTAATGAAAAATTCTGGGACAACACAGGCTGCATCTATTAAATATTTGGAGAAAACACCATTTAAATTATAGTCCAAAAGGTGCTCCCTATTCAGATGAACAAAATATAACTCAGGTTGGCTTACTTGTTGTAACCTGTCTTTCTTCTTCAGTTATATCCATATCTTCAAATTCTTCTTCCCTAGTTGAATTCAAAGTATCTAAATCTAACAAATGAAAATAGCAAATGTGTTAGCGGGCTGTCTTGAGtgatatttttattacaaaatcacttttatttcctttattatGATCTCTGTAGAAGGAACAGATTTCTACAGTAGGGATCTGTGCTATTACATCTTCATAAGGTTGTAGAGTGCCAGTTACAAGGCACCAAAATACTCCTACACAAAACAAAATTCTGAGGACCAGGAAGAGGAATTTGATGAGgtccaggaagaggaagttgatgaggccttctacaggcagctgcaagcagccttacAGTCGCAGGCCCTGGTTCtgatgggggacttcaaccaccctgacaccagctgggaagaccatacaggtAGGCAttcacaatccaggaggttcctacagagcatcgatgataactttctgatgcaagtggtggaggaactaaCAAGGAaaagtgctctgctggaccttgtattaacaaacaaggagggactggtggaggatgtgaaggttggaggtagactcagatgcagtgaccatgaaatggtcgagttcaggatcctgtgtggagatagcagggcgataagcaggatcaaaaccttggacctcaggagggctaactttggcctcttcaaggagctactgggaggaaccccgtgggccagggctctcgaaggcaggggggtccaagagtgctggtcgctgtttaaacatcacttcctccatgctcaggagcggcgcatccccctgagaaagaaatcgagcaaaggaggcaggagacctgcatggttgaacaaggagcttctagcggagatcaggtggaagagaaaggtccatggaatgtggaaagaggggcaggccacttgggaagaatacaggaatgtggtcagagcatgcagggatgtgacgaggaaggccaaggcccacctggaattgaagctggcaagggatgtcaaaaacaacaagaagggcttcttcaactacatcagcagcaaaaggaaggctagggacaatgtggggccgctgctgaatgaggtgggtgccctggtgacggaggatgcagagaaggcagagctactgaatgccttctttgcttcagtcttcagtgctaagactggccctcaggaatcccaggccccggaggtaagagaagaagcccacagagaagataactttcccttggtcgaggaggactgcatgagggatcgcttaagcaatctggacgcccacaaatccatgggccccgatggaatgcacccatgagtgctgagggagctggcggatgtcattgctgagccactctccatcatctttgagaggtcctggaggacatgagaggtgcccgaggactggagaaaggccaatgtcactccaatcttcaaaaagggcaagaaggaggacccagggaactacaggccggtcagcctcacctccatcccgggaaaggtgatggagcagcttatcctggaggtcatcatcaagcaagtggaagaaaagaaggttatcaggagtagtcagcatggattcaccaaggggaaatcatgtctgaccaacctgatagctttctacgatgacgtgactggctgggtagatgaggggagagccatggatgttgtctacctagacttcagcaaggctttcgacacggtctcccataacatcctcatagggaagctcaggaagtgtgggctggatgagtggacagtgaggtggactgagaactggctgaacggcagaactcagagggtcgtcatcagtggcgctgagtctagttggaggccagtaactagtggtgtcccccaggggtcagtactgggcccagtcttgtttaacttcttcatcaacaacctggatgaagagttagaatgtaccctcagcaagtttgctgatgacaccaaactgggaggagtgatagacacaccagcaggctgtgctgcctttcagcaagacctggacaggctggaaagctgggcagagaggaacctgatgaggttcaacaagggcaaatgcagggtcctgcacttggacaggaacaaccccatgcatcagtacaggcttggggcagacctgctggagagcagctctgcggagagggacctgggtgtcctggtggacgacaggttgaccatgagccagcagtgtgccctggctgccgagaaagccaatgggatcctgggatgcattaggaggagtgtggctagcaggtcaagggaggttctccttcccctctgcactgccctggtgaggccctatctggagtactgtgtccagttctgggctccccagttcaagaaagatgaagagctactggagagagtccagcggagggctacaaggatgatgaggggactggagcatctgtcctgtgaggagaggctgagggagctgggcttgttcagcctgaagaagagaaggctgagaggggacctaatatatgcttacaaatatctcaagggtgggtgtcaggaggatggggccaaactcttttcagtggtgcccagcaacaggacaaggggcaatgggcacaaactgaagcataggaagttccgtctgaacatgaggaagaacttcttccctctgagggtgacggagcactggaacagactgcccagggaggttgtggagtctccttctctggagatattcaagacccgcctggacgcagtcctgtgcagcctgctgtaggtgatcctgcttcggcaggagggttggactagatgacccacagaggtcccttccaacccctaccattctgtgattctgtgattctgttttggggAGATTCATTGCTTCTCTTCACCCACACAACCTGCCCTTTGTTTAATGCCTCAATAGGTTCACAATACAGTTTATTCACTGAAACAATTTATTAGATGAGAATCTCCTAGAGCAAAACAATTCTGAACAGCCAGATTCACTGAAGAGCCCTTTGTGCTGCCCCAAAGAGGCCGTCTCCCAAGTTACTTCTATTACCTGTTACAGCAACAAAAGCGATTGTAGCTCTGAAGCCTCCAAAGGTCTCTGTTTCATCAGAGTGGAAGACAATCAGCATCATAGCAGAAGAGCTTAGAACAGGTGCTGGCAGGGCATATCCACAAGACTTTGCTGAAGATGAGAATGCAAAGGTTCACTGCAGATTAACATGTACTTTTACATCCTGATCTCTTTCAAAAGTGGGTACCCAATATTCTGTGTATTCCAGCTCTCACACAGAAGGGTAAAAAATAACTGGACAAGAGAAGAGATAAGCAGAATGGGGCTGAAGGACTGTTCTATTACTCCTGTCAGTCTGTCCTTGTCCAGCAATCATCTCATAAGAACAAGGAAACTCTTGCATTATTTTTGCATTACTATACCACAGCACTCACAGGTTGCCATCACATACAGAACACATTGGAAACTTGATTTTCCCTTGTCAGTGTTTCAGCACTAGCATTCGCTAGTGCTAATCTAGGCACCAGCATCAGGCAAGAGCTGAAATCATTTGACTGGGACAGGTCTTCCTCTCATTCAGTGCAAGCCAGGCGAACCTCCAGCAAGGTGGCAAGAATTATATGAATGCTCATCTGGAGTGAAGAACAACTGGACTCTGAGAAGAGGACCTCTTGGATTCTTTCTGTATCTCATTATTACTACAAAAACAAATTATTGTGTTATGTCCTTTTCTTTACTTACATGAATTCGTATAGAATTCAAATACACTAAACTGTTCTGTTCAATGTGGTTTTGCCTCTGTAAGTGGACGAGAAGCAGCAATACCTGGAAGTATTTTTCATGGTACTGATACTAGTACCTACAAAATCACCCGAGACTCTGGAGGTCAACATGATTTTAGACTGTAAAACATGGCTAGTGAAAGTCATAGAAGAAAGAGGTCATCcccaaaatatgttaaaaatcaaAAGTCAAACcgatttcctcctcttttcccacatcttcatacacagtcacagcATCGTAAGAGCAATCTTCACTCTCTTCTACTTCAAATGACTGGTATGTaagctttaaataaaagaatgaaaaagtgaACGTTGCTGTTAAATTCACACAGAAGTAAACCAAAGATCTATAACAGGGTCTTCAGTATTCTCAATGATTCCTTTAGGGTTTGATTTCTGTGACATTCAGACCTCTCACAGGTGATACACAGTGTACTGTATTTGCTGGAAGAATCTGTCATGATAAAATTTAAACCAGGAACTCCTATTCTACCATAACCCAAAGGAGAAACTAAAACCTATCTGGCTTTTGAGATGGAAGGTGATTTCTCTTAACTGCATTCAGCAGCATCATTCAAGCTTATGTTGCTTGATCTTGCTCATCCTTAGCTGCATAATTTCTTGTTAACTCAGTGGTGCCCACTTCCACTCTGTAGACACAAGAAGGACTCATATTATACCTTGATTACATGGTCCTCTGGTGCACAGATAATCCATTGGCAGTGTGCCATGTTGCTGTAGCACTCTGGATAGTGCATACTTTGTAACACTCCTTCTTCAAACAGGACAGCTAAGGACTCACAGCCAGAATCTggaaacccagaaaaacaaaaatggagGCACTGTGATTTCCTATTGAATCgttcacaaaaaaaatttaaatcccaGAAAAACTCTTGTGGTGCTTTCACACAGCTGAGAAAGAGAACAGGACAAGAGCAGCAAGCCAGATCCTTCTGTCTGAAAAAGTTGCAAAGTAAATTTGTAATCTGTTCCCAGGCGAAAGAGCAATTCAACCAATAACTATTGCATTCCCCTTTGGCTACAGGCAGCGCACTGCAGGCACAGGTACTTGTGTGGGGTAACAGAAGAGCAGGACACGGGCATGTCAGAAGAACATTTGCCAGCTTTCTTTGGAAAGTGGAGACATAAAACACAACCAGAGAACATGTCTTCCTGATAGGCTATGCAGTGACAAGGCCCCTCAGAGGGCATTCCTCCCTGTGCTCTGCCCTTACACGCTGCAAAGGAAAGAAACCagctggaaaagctgcagaaacagGAATAACGGCTGTCGGTCCATAACTGGATTATCCAGACTCATCAGATGGCCCTTGGGCCTGCTCCCTAGTGATGGTGAACCACTTTGCACAGTAAAACTGAAAGCAATTCTCCACAACATGTATCTTCACATTAGCTGTTTCCCTCAGGCCCCCTCCAGGAAAGTATGCTTAGGACTAGCAAAGCAGCTTTCATCTGGAAATTCTGCTGATTTGACTCATCTTATTAATTGAGTTTTAAAACATTCTGGAAGTAGGGAAGGAAATGAGATCTTGTAGAAAGCAGATGGAAAAGAGGCAAAGTTAAAGGAGGGCTTCTCTCAACAGCATCTACCCTATCTTTTTCTAGCATCCCAGTTTCTCCACAATGTCACACAGCAGCCTAACCACACTTACCTTGTGTGGTTAACATCATCCACATAGAAACATCATAGGAGCTTCCTCTGATTTGTTTGCTCCTGAAATTTTTTTCAGGTCAACACCCAAGAGTACAGACAGGTATATGATTAGACTTAGACTTACCAGGAAGAATATCTGGTGTAAGAGCTTTGTAGGTCATGGAAAAACCAGTTCCATAATCCCTGCTGTCAGAAACAAATTTCAGCCTTACACTATTGGAGCCAATCAAAATAGGCAATGGAAGATCTTCTCCACAGAATTTCCCTTAAATATAATATTAGAGAATAATCACTGTTTAAAGTCTTTAGTTACTTGAGGAAAGTTGCATGTACCATTTTTAGCACTTAGCTATAAAAATTTAAGGATGAAAAGGAAATCGCTTATTTATTCCCCTACATTCCCTATTAATCCATTAGTCCAAATAGACGCACACtattaaaaattgaaaatttttGACACCAGAAAGTCATATGCTGACACAGTTCCCTATCaggtatttttcattcttttctcttcccacacactttgtcttttattttagaTATTTCATAATGTATTTATCATGAAAACATAAGTAAAACACAATCAACTGCAATGTCCTCATTGGGTGTACTTGCTGTCAGAATGAGAGAGTACACAGACAGATTATTTCAAAGAATAAGAGGACAGCAACTCACCAACAAGTCTGTTGCCTTTTGCATAGATTGATAAAGAATCATAGTCACAAAATGTTTCTGGCTCTATTTCAAAGTGGGAAAAACGAAGCAATATGTAATTCCCTTCTGGTACGAACAGAGTCCATACACACAATCTGGAATGACAAATTAGTCCCTGTTCACTAAACTGCAACAGAATCCAGCTACGCCGGTACAGGGAATAGATTCTGGAGAAAGACTCTGTTTCGTCTACTTACTGCTGGTTTTGATAGAACTGTTTGGGACTTCCAGGAAAATGTAATTCTCCTTCACTGTTGGGGAGTTTGCCATCCTGAACGCTACAAAATGCTGCATTGTAGAGTTAAAACAAAATCGAAGGAATCAGGTTTGACACATACAAAATCATCTGTTCCACCTAAGAGCTCAAACATCTAGAGAATATTACAAGACTCCAGATTGCTCAGCTGCACCTTGCTTCTGCAGCCAGACTGATGATGGGTCTTCTGTCTTCACTCTCGTATTTGGAATTATGGTAAGTCAGTTTTAAAACACATAATGTGAGAACAAAAATTAAGCACTGCCAATGTGCTATCATATTTTATTGTAAAAATGGCAGTGCTTGCTTTTTACCTTCAAGAAACTATTTGTTAAATGAGCTTTTcagtataaatatttttcaggGAGGAAAATGCATACCTCAGGACATAAGAAAAGTGTTCATTGCAGCCCATTTGTAATGATGTCCTTAGCTATGTTACCGCAGGAGACTTTTGCAACAGTACAATACGGTACTAATGACACTTTAACAGAAGAAGCAGAAGCTTTCCTCTCCAGATAATTGTCACTACAAAcacagttacttaaaaaaaaaaaaaattatctcctcTTGCCATTCCTTCTCCTTGCAAGGTAAGCCAGTAAGACATTTATCAACAACTACGTATATGAAAACAAATGTAAGGAGTCATGTACTTATAAGATTATTTTACCTGAAGCATCCTAGGAAGACCAgtaaaaaatttcaaaaagaCACAAACAGCACTTAGATACCCAGTTCTCACTGGCCACTGTAAGTCTATACAAACAGATGGTGTGCTCAAGTTCATTTATCATCTAAGAAATCTCATTCTAAAttactaaaattaaaattttaaggcCTAGTTCACAAGAGTTGTTTCCAGTATCTTTACGTGAACTGGTACCTAGATGAACAGAGCGTCCAATAAAAACATAAACATGGCTGAATCAAAATAAGACTTCAATTTTGAAACATGTTACATTCTGAGTTGGGTTTCTTGGGGTTATTCATAGAAATAGCCATCAGACAAGCAGATAGCGCAAAATTACAACTAATTTATCTCATACTTTCTATTTAGAATCTATATTTTTCTACAGAATCAACTTCACTAATAACTGCAGATAGCGCAAAATTACAACTAATTTATCTCATACTTTCTATTTAGAATCTATATTTTTCTATAGAATCAACTTCACTAATTAGATTTCATGCATTGCTTAAGGTTCTGTTCTACATTTTTCCCattaattttatttgcatttcaaaaaatATGGCTTTATATATGTAGCTGTCTTAAGGAAAATTCCTTTTTGAAGTCATCAGTATATAAGTACAACCCTACATAAGTAAATTTTTCTACAGAACCAGGAGGAAAAGTATGTATTTAAAGTATACATTTAGAAGTGCTTTGATAAGTCAAGCTTCTTTATGTTTCTTCCTTCATAGATCATATATCAGACTATCTGGGGGGGTCTTTTTATGCTCTAACACAGGTAGAAGATATTGAAAAAATACTGTACTCACCTGTggtgcttttcattttcagatctAACAATGGAGGGATGAGGAAGGGGgtggaaaaagaagaataaattacTCACAATGTAGGCTTTATTTTTAGCTGTGTGAAATGATAATTTTATGCAGCTAGCACTGAGGCAAATTCTAATTCAAACTATTAGTTCAGTTTCTTAATGCTCTGAGTGAAATTCACTCCTGGACAGACTGCTGTTTATATCTCCAGCTCCATGACTTTGTAAGTGATGGATAACTTCCGTGCTGTTCTTCTGCACACAGGGCATATGTAGCCTTTTGGGCAGAGTAAGCAAAACCACATCTGAGACCATGACCTTTTCCCATGTTGTCACATGTCTGATCCACCGCGTTTTAGCTGAGAAAAATGACAAGCGGCTTCCAAGAGATGCATATAGAATTTCAGATACTTTCAAATGGTGAATTTCCacttcaaaaccaaaaataccaGGCTAACTGGCTAGCTGGATAAAAGCACCAttcttaaagtttaaaaaaaataaaaaacatatatatatacacacacacatacagtccAAGCAGGAGGCAAAGTGGAAGAGAAGCAAACATTTACAATGCTCTCAATTTGTTTTTGGCAACTGCCAATCAGTACCATACATTTAGAGGCATTGTGAAATGCTGTAGTGCTTTGCcaggaaaaatgggaaaaatttaAGTACTATATCTCAAAAAAGATTAAACTAAATGAAATATTACTATGAGACAGAAGAGTTGTCACAAGTAAGGGACACATGACTGTGGAGACTTAATACCAGCACTCATGTTCTCTCGAATCCAGGAAAGCACCGCACTGAGGTCTGTGAATATTCCTGGAGATCCTCTGTCGAAATGTTTCTTCTTCTCATTACTTTTCCAGCCACGAGCACATCCCATCCCCCAGGAGATCACACCAGCGAGAGTCCAGGCACCATGCTTACGTCGGCACAAAAGAGGGCCTCCTGAGTCCCCCTGTAAAAAACAAGTAAAAGCCCACACCCCACAGCTTACAAAGAGCGTGCATACCAGTGAGCAAGCCTTAAAGAGTTTATAGAGTTCTCTTTTGTGCCATGCTAACAAACCTGCAACACAGggaacagtaatttaaaaaaaaaaaaaaaaaaaccacaaccaaaaaaagaaccccacaaaCTCTGAAGAAagacactttcttttttcttgggtttAGTCAGGATTGTCAAGAGGGAGAGGCACAGACTGATAGACTGATTCACTCACGGGTGCACATCTATTGTATTTCAGCATGTAGAAAGGAGtgagtagcttttttttttttactcccatGACAAAGAACAGTCACTTAACCTTTATCTCACTGCCCTTCCTTCCTGTAATCCAAGGCAATGCTTTCTACTTTCCTCCTTAGCACCTTAGCAATATTAATTAATGTATCAAGTGTTCTGAAGTTAGAAAGCCCTAAGCACTATTGCACTGGGATACATTGCCAAATTGCTCTCAGGAACCTGTCATACAACTCACACAACAATTAAAATGGTATCATGTAATTAAATGCGCTGTGCCATACAGAACCTTTGAAAGAATTCTCACATCAATATAAATACACTCCAAATACCGCATTTTACAGTGTATTTATTCACTTAGGCACACAGAGCCTTGAGCGTCTGAGGAACACTTGTAAGTACACAAGGCCCGCTGCCCTACTGACCTGGCAGGCATCTTTTCCTCCATCTGGAAATCCAGCACAAATTATAGTGTCACCTTGGATGGGTTTATTTAAAGTTGATAATGCTCTTGAACACTCCTTACTGTTTAGGATTGGTAGATTGACTTCATATAAGACCTGAGGGAGTACTCcatctgaaatacaaaaaaaaaaatgttcataaatGCTGAAAGGTAAACTTAACATTACTGCTAATACACCAAAAAAAATTAGTTGGAAACTTGCTCCAAGCTATTTTATGGTTACAAGCACGTTTTGATACACAACCAGTTTTGTGTACATAAGCAGTTTTACTTGaataaatttcaaaatgtttcagaatTGAAATACAGGTCCATATATTGTCTATATATCGTAGTGATCCATTTTGAGGTAAATTTCAGGTAGGCATAGAGGCTAGCAAAGGTCCCACTTTGAGATTACAATTCTTATGACCAGTTGATGGTTTCTACTGGTCTGTCTATGACCTATGCAACCAATCTCTTCGCTTTAGAAATAAGACACTAAGAAACCTGAATGTTAAAGAAGAATTCAAGTGGCTTACTCTCACTTAAACGGCCCCAACCACAAGCAGTGCAGATATATCCTGCTTCAAATTTTTCACCTGGATCAGGAAGGCATGCTGGCAAAACTGATGAACCTGCCACGTATGGACATGAATTTTATTGATAAGTATttgaaagaacaacaacaaaaagcttcCTGTCTCAGggtttttaaaactaaaaagtaTTGTTATTTTTGTGGCATCTGAAAAATCCATCTAGCATTTGACCATTTCTCTGTGCCTCCACTTGATAGTGTTTtggaatggaaaaagaaaaccatgagCGCCACAAGCTTCAGTGCAGGCCTTGCCATTCAGCTTAAACTTAGCTGCTACCATGATCCAAACTACCATTAGAAAAAGTAGTCACTCACCTTCATGGTGGCAAAGAGCGAGCCTTTGGAAGAGCAAAGTGTCTGCACCATGGCAACATTACATAAAACTGGTATGAAGCAGCCTTTCAGAAAACCTGACCATAAGGCAAAATTACTGCACAGCTGAGAAACGGCCGGCTCACGGGCCAGGAGAGAGGGTGTTGGCGGCTGTCCTGCCCTCTCAGCCCCAGACGGACCACTCAGCCACTGCCGCAGAGAATCCTGCACTCCCTTCCGCCCCCCCAGCAGAGAAAAGAGGGCAATGGCAGAGGGGTGTGGATGAGGCACAGACTGAACTGCCGCACGCTCGGAGCTCTGGTCTGCCTCTGACTAGCTTCACTGTTCACAAGAGGCAGAAACATCCACCTATGCcttagataaaaaaataaaaacacctatTTGGTCAAATTTTCATCTGCTGCATACAAAGAACAATACCTTTTTCTTCAAGGGACGATTAAGTACAAAGAAGCCTGTTTATACCAACTGATACATTTTTAAACACTTCAGTTGCAAAAGACTCCGGAGATTTTTAGTGGTATAATCTGATGAGCTGGGAAATGGGCTTAAACCAAGTTTCAAGACTTTTCACAGCATGTGGGAGAAACAAAGGCCTTACCTTCCCCACTGAAAACGATCACAGATAACTATGGCCTTACTGAAGTTGAAGGCTCCATCCAGCTTCAGAAGGGCAATGTCATAGTTCATCGGCCTTCTGGGGTCAAAGTTTGGATGCTTAATGACATATTTAACAGGGAGCGTCTGCTCGTCGTTCTCCCTGATCCTCAAATCATGCTCTCCTGCAGTGACATTCAAGTACTGGAGTAGGTTCCTATAGAATAGACAAACAAAAGTTAAGCTACAGAGTcttcaaaa
This genomic interval carries:
- the OVCH2 gene encoding ovochymase-2 isoform X6; its protein translation is MRIAPSNLQVVLTGIVCIAELRALPSALQKDPKCGQKVQDTNPWSYFNLFTRIVGGNQVKQGSHPWQVSLKRRQKHFCGGTIVAAQWVVTAAHCIVDRNLLQYLNVTAGEHDLRIRENDEQTLPVKYVIKHPNFDPRRPMNYDIALLKLDGAFNFSSSVLPACLPDPGEKFEAGYICTACGWGRLSENGVLPQVLYEVNLPILNSKECSRALSTLNKPIQGDTIICAGFPDGGKDACQGDSGGPLLCRRKHGAWTLAGVISWGMGCARGWKSNEKKKHFDRGSPGIFTDLSAVLSWIRENMSADLKMKSTTAFCSVQDGKLPNSEGELHFPGSPKQFYQNQQLCVWTLFVPEGNYILLRFSHFEIEPETFCDYDSLSIYAKGNRLVGKFCGEDLPLPILIGSNSVRLKFVSDSRDYGTGFSMTYKALTPDILPDSGCESLAVLFEEGVLQSMHYPECYSNMAHCQWIICAPEDHVIKLTYQSFEVEESEDCSYDAVTVYEDVGKEEEIAKSCGYALPAPVLSSSAMMLIVFHSDETETFGGFRATIAFVAVTDLDTLNSTREEEFEDMDITEEERQVTTNFQRHQWFRFQMIFVECLQISQDSSSAG